Proteins encoded by one window of Candidatus Thorarchaeota archaeon:
- a CDS encoding TldD/PmbA family protein, with protein MNEKALLDLCTDAIEVAEKKGVDAAEIQAHYESELESEAEMGQVSSVNQRFGSEIAVRLYIEKKMGSAFTSIATTDSVEKAVDLAIVAAKASTVDENWEQLPTPADYQSVKGLWNSEVADMESSTIVERANELIARSSSEEGLIPASAGGGISLYQSAYANTNGIEHSERGSLAYAFLAAVARIESGMTPMTFCFDMKRSPDLDLDYVIDEVTSTIRVMKKTAKGKAGKHNVVMHPSAYGQLLQYTLVPSIRGDNVTRGKSKIGDKLGERIAAETLSVYDDGTNPRGIQASVADDEGVPRQKTPILEDGILQSFIWDNYWANRRGVESTGNASRDRRQGLVEVAPSNVVVESGSISDEELIGGIDYGYLIKGLQGAHSSNPESGDFSVVGNPAILIEDGELVGAVHGLALSGNIYNLLKRVDKIASEQIVLQQLIGPLILFGDVGVVTKG; from the coding sequence ATGAATGAAAAGGCACTCTTAGACTTATGTACAGATGCGATAGAAGTAGCTGAGAAGAAGGGTGTTGACGCAGCTGAAATCCAAGCCCATTATGAGTCTGAATTGGAATCTGAGGCAGAGATGGGACAAGTAAGTAGTGTTAATCAGAGGTTTGGCAGCGAAATCGCAGTCAGGCTCTACATAGAGAAGAAAATGGGGTCTGCTTTTACGAGTATTGCAACTACAGATTCTGTAGAAAAGGCTGTAGATCTTGCAATTGTTGCTGCGAAGGCATCTACTGTAGACGAGAATTGGGAGCAACTGCCTACCCCTGCAGACTATCAGTCCGTGAAGGGATTATGGAACTCTGAAGTCGCAGATATGGAGTCGTCAACAATAGTAGAAAGAGCCAATGAACTGATAGCCAGAAGCAGTTCAGAAGAAGGGCTCATTCCTGCATCCGCTGGTGGAGGAATCTCGCTCTATCAATCGGCTTATGCCAACACAAATGGCATTGAGCACTCAGAAAGAGGTTCTCTTGCTTATGCATTTCTAGCCGCAGTTGCAAGAATTGAATCTGGAATGACACCCATGACTTTCTGCTTTGATATGAAGCGTTCACCGGATTTAGACTTGGACTACGTAATTGACGAGGTCACATCTACAATTCGAGTGATGAAGAAAACCGCAAAGGGAAAGGCGGGAAAGCATAATGTCGTGATGCATCCATCCGCATATGGACAACTACTCCAATACACCCTTGTACCATCAATTCGCGGTGATAACGTAACGAGAGGTAAATCAAAGATTGGCGATAAACTGGGAGAGAGAATAGCCGCAGAAACTTTGAGTGTGTATGATGACGGAACGAACCCACGCGGAATTCAGGCATCGGTTGCTGATGATGAAGGGGTTCCGCGTCAGAAAACACCAATTCTCGAAGATGGAATCCTTCAATCATTCATTTGGGACAACTACTGGGCAAACAGAAGAGGGGTTGAAAGCACAGGAAACGCCAGCCGTGACAGGCGTCAAGGGCTTGTCGAAGTAGCCCCATCCAATGTCGTAGTGGAGTCAGGTTCCATCTCAGACGAAGAGCTCATCGGTGGAATCGATTACGGATATCTCATAAAAGGATTACAGGGGGCACATAGCTCAAACCCAGAATCAGGTGACTTCAGCGTAGTTGGTAATCCTGCGATTCTCATTGAAGATGGAGAACTAGTGGGAGCTGTACACGGCCTTGCATTATCGGGCAATATCTACAATCTACTGAAGAGGGTTGACAAGATTGCGAGCGAACAGATAGTACTACAACAATTGATTGGTCCGCTGATTCTGTTCGGTGATGTGGGCGTAGTAACGAAGGGTTAG
- a CDS encoding glucose 1-dehydrogenase, whose product MTDYDLQGKTAIVTGASGGLGEQFCIGLAASGADIVLSARRENKLKRIANEISSKHGVTALPLQTDVTKESDIIRMIDYTVDRLGTVDILINNAGVYVFKPLTEQTIEDWRKVIDVNLTSTFLGCREAAKIMIPNKSGCIINISSTFGLGATEFPEVGYYAAKGGVIALTKALAVELGEHNIRVNSIAPGFFPTDMSIEAIRNDDIRKRVIEPRTALPMLAKNEWIRGAACFLASDDAQYITGHTLAVDGGWLAF is encoded by the coding sequence ATGACGGATTATGATCTGCAAGGCAAAACCGCAATTGTAACAGGAGCTTCAGGAGGACTTGGTGAACAATTCTGTATTGGACTGGCAGCCTCGGGAGCTGACATAGTTCTTTCTGCCCGTAGAGAGAATAAATTGAAACGTATAGCTAACGAAATCTCAAGTAAGCATGGTGTTACGGCACTACCTTTACAGACGGATGTAACGAAAGAAAGCGATATCATTCGTATGATTGACTATACTGTTGATCGGTTGGGTACTGTTGATATTCTCATAAATAACGCAGGTGTTTATGTTTTCAAACCGCTTACGGAACAGACCATTGAGGACTGGCGCAAAGTCATTGATGTGAATCTCACATCGACGTTTCTCGGATGTCGAGAAGCAGCCAAGATAATGATTCCCAACAAATCTGGGTGCATCATCAACATCAGTTCGACCTTCGGCCTAGGGGCCACTGAATTCCCTGAAGTCGGCTATTATGCAGCGAAAGGTGGGGTCATTGCCTTAACAAAGGCCCTGGCTGTAGAGCTCGGGGAGCATAATATCCGCGTCAATTCCATCGCACCTGGTTTCTTTCCAACTGACATGTCAATAGAAGCAATACGCAATGATGATATTCGAAAACGTGTCATTGAACCTCGTACAGCATTACCAATGCTCGCCAAGAATGAATGGATACGAGGGGCCGCCTGTTTTCTTGCAAGTGATGATGCACAATATATTACTGGACATACGCTTGCAGTTGATGGAGGCTGGCTTGCTTTCTAG